The following proteins are encoded in a genomic region of Trueperaceae bacterium:
- the crcB gene encoding fluoride efflux transporter CrcB, producing MTLLGLALGGALGTLCRYGINIFFQGLLKPTTLAGFPLGTLVVNVAGSFLLALLLFQSKIELPGPLRIAIAAGFLGALTTFSTFEFETDQLLRSSKVFLGIFYLLGNLLFSYAAILIGRVLAIKL from the coding sequence ATGACTCTCCTAGGCTTAGCGTTGGGAGGAGCTCTCGGCACTTTGTGTCGATATGGCATAAACATATTTTTCCAGGGCCTTCTCAAGCCAACTACTTTAGCTGGATTCCCTTTAGGCACCTTAGTTGTCAACGTAGCAGGATCATTTCTGCTTGCTCTTCTTCTTTTTCAATCAAAAATTGAGCTACCCGGACCACTCCGTATTGCGATCGCTGCAGGATTCTTGGGAGCCCTTACAACCTTTTCTACCTTTGAATTTGAAACTGACCAATTATTAAGAAGCTCGAAAGTTTTTCTAGGCATATTCTATCTATTGGGCAACTTATTATTTAGTTATGCTGCTATCCTTATAGGAAGAGTATTGGCGATCAAGTTATAA
- a CDS encoding pyridoxal 5'-phosphate synthase glutaminase subunit PdxT: MTVGILALQGAFREHRRAFQRLGVDSVEVRLPKHLKGLTGLIIPGGESSAITKLMTTYGLDKAIKDFHRAGGGIWGTCAGAITVANQLPGHITQARLGLLAVSLERNAYGRQVNSFEVALKISGFESLFPGVFIRAPKIVSIGKQVEVLSCFEECPVLVKSDRVLVSVFHPELTGDDRIHALFANHICGEPIIT, encoded by the coding sequence ATGACCGTTGGCATCCTAGCTCTTCAGGGAGCATTCCGTGAGCATAGAAGAGCTTTTCAGCGTCTTGGAGTTGACAGTGTCGAAGTCCGTCTTCCGAAGCATCTTAAGGGCTTGACGGGCCTTATTATTCCCGGAGGAGAATCGAGCGCAATAACTAAATTAATGACAACCTATGGTTTAGATAAAGCTATTAAGGATTTTCACCGGGCAGGTGGTGGAATTTGGGGTACGTGCGCAGGCGCGATCACAGTTGCTAACCAACTTCCTGGTCATATAACCCAGGCCCGACTTGGACTTCTTGCTGTTTCGTTGGAACGAAACGCTTATGGTCGTCAGGTAAATTCTTTTGAAGTAGCTCTGAAAATCTCAGGCTTTGAAAGCTTGTTCCCTGGAGTTTTCATCCGGGCGCCAAAGATTGTTTCAATCGGCAAGCAGGTAGAAGTATTGAGCTGTTTTGAGGAATGCCCTGTACTAGTGAAGTCTGATCGAGTGCTCGTGTCGGTTTTTCACCCAGAGCTCACTGGAGACGACCGTATCCATGCACTTTTTGCCAACCATATATGTGGAGAGCCAATTATAACTTGA
- a CDS encoding esterase: MNDTLTAVEGIEVGHWTDSEQSTGCTVILCPPEGCVASVVISGGGPSVRETALLEPEKSVQRINAVALCGGSAFGLEAAGGVMRWLEERAIGFETNYGPIPIVPAAAIFDRWTGNSCARPGVEEGYIAASKATGSPVLMGRIGAGTGARVGTSKGVDKSSYGGLGSACTHVHGAVVSALAVVNPGGNIVDPETGHFVAGVPGETGELSAGLQGSPVTNTTLVVVATDVPISKAEARLLAGSAQSGLARTITPVTLFDGDTCFALSTGSGPHVPLIELSVAIQTVVGAAILASVRLPE; this comes from the coding sequence ATGAATGACACTCTGACTGCTGTGGAAGGAATTGAGGTAGGCCACTGGACTGATTCAGAGCAATCCACTGGATGTACAGTGATTTTGTGTCCTCCTGAGGGATGTGTAGCGTCAGTTGTTATCTCCGGCGGAGGACCCAGTGTTCGCGAGACGGCTCTTCTTGAACCTGAGAAAAGTGTGCAGCGGATTAACGCGGTTGCACTCTGTGGAGGAAGTGCCTTCGGACTGGAAGCAGCAGGAGGTGTTATGAGGTGGCTCGAGGAGCGCGCGATTGGCTTTGAGACTAATTACGGTCCAATTCCCATTGTTCCAGCAGCAGCAATTTTCGACAGATGGACAGGTAATTCGTGTGCGCGACCTGGTGTCGAGGAAGGTTATATTGCTGCTAGCAAGGCGACTGGTTCGCCAGTCTTAATGGGTCGAATCGGTGCTGGTACAGGAGCTCGAGTTGGGACATCTAAGGGAGTCGATAAAAGCTCTTACGGTGGATTGGGATCGGCCTGTACTCATGTCCATGGTGCGGTAGTATCTGCTCTTGCCGTGGTAAATCCGGGAGGAAATATCGTTGATCCCGAGACCGGTCATTTCGTAGCTGGCGTTCCCGGAGAAACCGGAGAATTATCAGCAGGATTGCAGGGATCTCCTGTGACGAACACAACCCTCGTGGTGGTCGCAACAGATGTACCAATATCTAAAGCCGAGGCAAGGCTTCTGGCTGGAAGTGCTCAGTCTGGACTGGCTAGGACTATTACGCCAGTCACTTTGTTTGATGGTGACACATGTTTTGCTTTAAGCACAGGCAGTGGTCCGCATGTACCACTGATAGAGCTCTCGGTAGCAATTCAAACTGTTGTCGGAGCTGCTATATTGGCGTCCGTAAGGCTCCCAGAGTAG